TGGCTTTTGCCAATGAATGGGCCTCAAAGGGCGTCAACGTCAACGCCATCGCGCCCGGTTATATCGATACCGACAACACAGAAGCGCTCAGAAACGATCCGGACCGGTCGCGTGCCATTCTCGAACGCATTCCGGCCGGCCGCTGGGGCAGGCCTGAAGATTTCGCCGGCCCCATTGTTTTCCTGGCATCGCAGGCATCGGACTACATGCATGGCTCGATCGTTACGGTCGACGGAGGCTGGATGGGACGGTAGCGGCGACCGGAGTGTTCTGGGCCGGTTTACCGATTTAACATCGGAGGAAGCACGACACGCAGAGATTCGCAGTTCGACGGCAGGGGAATTGCACCCTTGCTGTGGACGGACATGACGACCTGACAGGCATTGCGGATATCGTCGGCCAGATCATGGTAGATGACCGCGTCAATGCGGCCTTGCGCGAGCAACAGGCGGTTGTCCGGATCCAGGTCATGGGCGATGAACAGCGGCAGCTTGATACCGGCTCTGCTCATTGCATCAAGCAGCGCCGGATTTCCGCCGCCGATGGAATAAAGCGCTGATGGCTTAAGGCCCTGAGCTGCAGCGCGGGCAACCCGTTCCGAAAATTCTGGCCCCTCCTGGCCTTCGACAAAGGTTTCGATGCGCGAAGCCGGGCAATCGCGTTCCATCGCCTTGCGAAAGCTCCTTTCCCGGTCGCCCTCGCTTTGGAAACCATCATTGCGGACCGTCACCAATACGCGCGGCGGCTTTTCGCCTGCGGACCATTTGCGGACCATCCAGGCGGCTGTTTCTCCGGCATAGAAATTGTCGAGCCCGACATAGGCGGATCGCGATGTTCCGGGCATGTCGGTCGCCAGCGTCACGACCGGCATGTCTTGTGCGACGAGCCTGTTTACCGCCTTGCGGATAGCACCGGTATCGGGCGCCATGACAATAACGCCATCGCTGCCGAGCTTTAGCGCCCGGTCAAGGGATGCGACGACATCAACTTCTGAAAATCGTGTCCGGATGTCGCGGCGAATGCGGAATATCGCCGATTGGAACAACGGCAACTCCCGGTTCACGGCTGCATCGAGCGCATCGAGAAAAGCCTGCGGCGCCTCAACCAGAAGATCGAGCATCAGTTTTCGCCCACGCATCGACAGCTGGGTTTCCTGCGCTTCCAGTTCGGAAATGGCATTCCGGACCCGGTTGGCGGTTTGTGGCCGCACTCCGGGACGCCCGTGAATCACCCGGTCGACCGTGGCGATGCCAACGCCGGCCTGGTGGGCAATCTCCTTTAGTGGAAAACGATGTTTCATGATCCTTGATGGTTTTTTGATGGACTGAAACGACGAAATTGATGGTTTGTGTGCCTATTATAGCCGCCAGGGATATCTATTTCGGGAGGAATATCATGCTTGATCAAAAGCACACCCACGCATCTGTCTGGCTTGATGACCGCGACTGCGACATTGAAGCCTTCAAACGCCACATCGACCAGGAAACCAGCAAAGCCGACTATCCACTGGCCGAGGAGATTGCCGGCAATATTCCTGTTTACGATGGGGATGCCATGCGCAAAGCTATGGCCGATGAGGACGACGCACGCGCGGTCATGGCCGAATGGAACCGCTCGTTTCAGTCGGGACCGGGTATTGTCGCCATCCGCAAGGCCTATGCCGATATCGCGCTGGTCGACGCCGTCACCGAGGAGTTGAGTGCGATCATTGCCGAGGAAGAGGCGGGCAATTCCGGCAAGGGCGATCATTTTGCCGCCGCCGGAGCCAACAGCCGGGTCTGGAACGGACATGAGAAACTGTGCGTTCGCGCGCCGGAACTCTTTGCCCGCTACAACGCCAACGAGCTGATCCGGCGGGTGGCCGAATCCTGGCTCGGTAGCGGCTACCAGATCACCACGCAGGTCAATGTGGTCCGGCCGGGCGGCAAGGCGCAAACGGCGCACCGGGATTACCATATGGGCTTCCAGGACTTTGAGACACTCAAGGGCTTTCCGGCTTCGCAACACGCGCTGTCCGCGGCACTGACGCTTCAGGGCGCCGTTGCTCACAGCGACATGTCGATCGAAACCGGGCCAACCAAACTGCTGCCCTATTCGCAGAGCTATCTGCCGGGTTATCTGGCCGTTTTGCAGGACGATTTCCGTGATGTCTTTGAAGAGCGCTTCGTTCAGCTGCCGCTCGCAAAGGGTGACGCCGCTTTCTTCAACCCTGCGACCTTCCATGCGGCCGGTGAGAACGTGACGAACGATGCCCACCGTTTCGCCAATCTGATGCAGATCGGTTCGACCTATGGCCGCTCGATCGAAATCGTGGACCGTTCCCGGATCACGCGGAGCGTCTATCCTCATCTCAAACGCCTCCTGACCGATGGTGTGCTGACGGCGCGCGAAGCCGACAATGTCGTCGCCGCGACGGCGGAAGGGTACCCGTTTCCGGCCAATCTCGACATCGACTCGCCGCTGTCGGGCATGGCACCTCCCAGCCAGCAGGACGTTATGCGTCAGGCCCTGGCCGAGGACTGGACCTTCGAGCAAATGGACGCGGCGATTTCCGAACAGGACGGCCGAAAACGGTCGCACTAAACTGATCCGGGCGGCGTAGAGGCGCCGCCCCTGCCCGGCAAAATGACTGAGATCAGGCGTCTTCGGCGGAAACAATACCGGGCGCATAGGTGCCATCCGGGCGTTTTCCGAGGATCACCATCTGCAAAACCTGATCCTTGTCCGTTTCCGTTGTGGAACCGGTCCAGACATGGCGCCCGTTTTTCATAACCGAAATCCGGTCCGACAGATCGAAGACGTCATGCAGGTCGTGGCTGATCATCACAATGGCAATGCCTTCGCGTTTCAACGCCTTGATCAGCTCAGCGACCATCTGGGTCTCGTGGGGTCCGAGCGCTGCCGTCGGCTCGTCCATGATGATGATGCGGGCGTTGAACTGCAGTGCCCGGGCGATCGCCACGGACTGGCGCTGACCGCCGGACAGATTGCTGACCGGATCGTGGAATTTACGGAACTGCGGGTTCAGCCGCTTCATCACCTTGATGGCGGCATGCTCCATCGCCGGTTCGTCCAGCGCGCCCCAGCCCGTCTTGATCTCGCGGCCAAAAAATATGTTGGCGGCGGTGTCCAGATTGTCGGCCAGCGCGAGCGTCTGGTAGATGGTTTCGATGCCAAGCTCCTTGGCGACAACCGGCGTGTCGATCCTGACCTCTTTGCCGTCGACACGGATCTCACCTGAATCCACGGTGTACGCGCCGGAGAGCATCTTTATGAAAGTCGATTTTCCCGCGCCATTATGGCCAAGCAGGCCGACCACCTCGCCGGGATAAAGATCAAGGCTCATATCCTCGACGGCATGGATGCCGCCGAAGCGCTTATAGATATTCTTCATTTCCACTACGGGTGTGGTGGCTTTGGTTGTCATCGCCCGCCCTCCTACGTTCGACGCCGTTGATAAATCACGTCGAACCAGACCGCGAATATCAGGACACCTGCCATGATCATCTGCTGCGGCGCGCTTTGCACCCCAACAAGGACCATGCCGTTTTGCAGGCTCATCATCAGGACCGCACCGATGAGCGAGCCGAGAATCGTGCCGACACCGCCCGATAGCGATGTCCCGCCGATCACAGCGGCTGCAATCACCTGCAGTTCAAGCAGCTGACCAATGCTGAGCGGCGCGGCGTTCAGGCGCGCTGTGGAAATAACGGCGCCGATGGCGGTCAGTCCGCCGATCAGCGCAAAGCTGAGCATGACCACGCGCTTTGTGTTGACACCGGCCAGTTGCGCGGCTTCCGGATTGCCGCCATAGCCGTAAATGTAGCGGCCGAAGCTGGTCATATTGGCGATGTACATCATGCCACCTGATACAACGATGAGAATCAGAACCGGCACCGGAATACCCCTGCCATCATCGCTGCGGGGAAAATTGTAGGAATTCATCGTCCAGACAAAGGCGGCTATCAGTCCGCCAAGAATAGCCAAGATGATGAGTTCCACACCAAGCGGTTTGACCACGAAACCCAAGGACAATCGCCTTCGCCGTTTCCAGAAAGTCAGCGCCACAAGCAGTGCAAAACCTGCAATACCGACAAGCCAGCTATAGGTCTCGCCGATGGAACCGCCGCCGAAGAAATTGTAGGTCGTATCGAGCGGTGTGACTGTGCGGCCCTGGGTAAAGAGCCAGCCCGCGCCGCGCCAGAACATCAGTCCACCGAGGGTGACGACAAAGGCAGGTATGGCAAATCGGGCGATCAACCAGCCTTGAGCGGCACCGGCGGCGGCACCGACCGCGACCATGACGACAATGGAAATCCACCAGCTGTGGGCCCCTTCAAGCGGCAACACTTCGGTCTGCACGAAGCCACCCAATATGCCCAAAAATGCAAGCAGCGATCCGACGGAAAGGTCGATGTTCCGCGATACGATGATCAGGACCATTGCGGTCGCCAGAAGCGCCGTCACGCTGGTCTGAACCGACAGATTCCAGAGATTTCTAGGCGAAAGGAACAAGCCGCCGGAAGCAATATCGAAGAAAATCCAGATGGCGATCACCGCTCCGACCATGGCCAGGAGCCTGGTATCCATCTGCAGTGTATCGGCAACGGAGCGAATGCGTGTGCCCACTCCGGCATTTTGCGCGTCGGCGGTTTGTTCCACTATACCCCTCCCAGTTATTCGGGTCCGGGAACCGTGCGACCCGCATAAACATATTGCAACCGGTTGCATTTCGTGTCAACTTTTTCAATATGCTGCCCAAAGTTAGCTAAGAAAAGGGAGGAATAGCATGTCAAACCTGATCACTAAAGGCATCAAGGCGTTTGCCGCCGCGGCTGTTGTCGCGACCGGACTTGCAAGCGTACCGGCCAGCGCGGACGAAATCACCGTCGGCGTTAGCTGGTACAAGTTTGCCGATGAGCGCTGGAAAATCGATGAAGCGGGCATCAAGTCCGTAGTTGAAGCAGCGGGAGGTAAGTATATTTCCGCGGACGCAAACTTTTCCCCTGAAAAGTCTGTCGCGGATGTTGAAAACCTGATTACCCGCGGCGCTGATGTCCTGATCATCATGTCCGGTGTCGCCGACGCCATCGGCCCGACTGTGAAAGCCGCCCTCGATGAAGGCATTCCGGTGGTCGCCTACGATCAGCTCATCGAAGTGCCGGGAACATTCTACGTCTCGTTTGATGCACGCTCGGTCGGCAAGGAACTTGCCGCCGGCATGCTCGCGGTCGCCCCTGAGGGCAACTACGCGATCATCAAGGGTGACGATGGCGACCCGAACACGCACCAGATGTTCGGCGCCTACCAGGACGTGATGAAGCCGAAATACGATTCCGGCGCCATCAAGGTTGTCGGCGAACAGTTTGTCGATAGCTGGCGGCCCGAAACCGCCAAGGACACCATCGAGCAGATCCTGACAGCAAACAACAACGACGTGCAGGCCGTTATGGTGATGAATGACGGCATGGCCAGCGGTGTTGCTCAGGCACTTTCGGAACAGGGTCTGGAAATCCCGCTGTCCGGCCAGGATGGCGCGCCCGGCGCACTGAACCGCATCGCACGCGGTGAGCAGACCTTCACCATCTGGAAGAATGCCTTCCAACTGGGTGAAGCTGCGGCAACCGTGGCCCTGACCCTTGCAAAGGGTGAAGAGGTCGCCAACAAGATCAAGTTCAGCGGAGGCCCCCAGGGCGTCGAGCTTGATGCGATGCTGCTGCCTGTCGACCGGATCGATGCCAGCAATCTGGACAAGACCATCGACGTCGGCTGGGCCACCAAAGAGCGTGTGTGCGCCGGTGTAACCGACAACCCGCCAGCCGTCTGCCAATAGACTTTCGGCGGTAACGCTTTAAGGGCGCCGCGACCAAGGTCGCGGCGCCCTTTGTTTTTAGGTTTCCACCCGCGTTGCCTTGCCCGTCTCCAGAGACTGATAGGCGGCTTCGGCCAATCTCAGTGCTTTCAGCCCGTCTTCAAAACTGGGGCTAGCCGGAGTACCCTTTTCCACCGTATCGACAAAAGCATTGAGCTGATGGACGAAGGCTTCACGATAGCGCTCGATGAAGAAATCCAGATAGGGTGCACCTGCATCGGTGCCGCTGGCAGTAAAGCGGGCGATACCGTGCGGTGTCCGATTGGTGCTCTGCAGCATGCCGCCGGTTGCCATTGCCTCAATGCGCTGGTCGTAGCCATAGGGCGATTGGCGCGCATTGTTGATAAGAACCTGACGGCCTTCACCGGTGCGCATGACAATCATAGCGCAATCGACTTCGTCCATCTGTTTCAGGTCGGGGTCGATTAAGGCCTGAGCACAGGCCCAGACTTCCACCGGTTCGTCATCACCCAGCAGGTAGCGGGCAAGATCGAAATCATGGATGGTCATGTCCCGTATCATCCCGCCGGCGCCGCGCAGGTAATCGTCTCCCGGCGGTGCGGGATCGCGTGAGGTGATGAGGAGTTGCAGCAGCCTGCCGATATCACCGGAGGCCAGTTCGTCACGTACCGCGGTGTGGCCCGGGTCAAAACGGCGATTGAAGCCGATCTGAATGGGAACGTCGGTGCCCGCGATGGCATCACGGCAGGCAAGAACCCGACGGATATCCAGATCAATGGGCTTTTCACACAAGACGGGTTTGCCTGCCCTGACGGCCGCTTCGATATAATCGGCATGGGTGCTGGTGACCGATGCGACAATGACCGCATCCACGTCGGGATCGTCGAAGACCGCCTCGGCTGTTTCGGCGACACGCGCGCCGGACGCCTCAGCCACGGACGCGGCTGAAGGGCCATGCACATCATGGACCAGCGTCAAGTGCGTGCGCGAGCTTGCATTGACGATTTCAGCATGCATGCGACCGATGCGGCCGCAGCCAATGAGGGCTGTTTTCAACATGGTTTGAATATCCTGTCAGCTTCCGGGTTTTTGGTACTGAACGGCAATGCGGAAATTTCCTGCCAGAACGCATCCGGGGCCGCATGCGAGGCCCATTCAAGGGTTTGTTCAACCCGTTCCGGTTTCGAAACACCGACTATTGTCGACGTGATGCGCGGATCGCGCATGGAGAACTGCAAGGCAGCAACGCCCGCCGGTACCTGGTAACGGGCACAGATTGCCTCAATAGCGCGCACCGCCGCCAATTGCTCTTCGCTGGCGTCCTGATAGGTGACTCTTTGGGTGTTTGCGCTGCCCTTGGCGAAAATACCGCCGGCATAGGGCGCGGCGTTGAAAATCGCTATCCCGCGCGCATGCGCATCGTCGTACATCCTGTTTGCCTGGCGGTTGAGCAGGGTGTAGCGGTTATGGTTGATCAGCGCGTCAAACTCCCAATCGGGCAAGATCTGCATCATCAGATCCACATCGCCCATGGCCAGGCCCACCGCGTCGACAAGACCTTCTTCTTTCATGCGGAACAACTCCTCGAGAGCCCCGCCGGTCTTTGTGAGGTCGTCCAGTTCCGAGCAGTATTCCGGGTCATGAAGGTGCAGGATAGGCAGACGGTCCAGACCCAGTGTTTCCAGGCTCTCTTCCAGTGAGCGCCGTGCGCGGGCTGCATCCAGATGGTTCGTTTCGAAGTCGCGATCCAGCTTGGTTGCCAGTATGCAGCCGTCCGGCAGCCCGCCCATTTCCTTGATAATCTTGCCGATGCGCTGCTCGCTGCGCCCATTGCCATAGTTGCGGGATGTATCAATGAAGCACGGTGACTGCTCGAAGAATGCGCGGACCGTCTCCAGGGCCCTCTCCTCACCCACCGAATAGCCGTATGAATTGGGGCTGTCGCCGAGCGGCGCCGCTCCGAAACATACATTGGCGACCGGAAAAGGTAACCGCTCCGCCTTGTTTTCGTCCAACCGCATGCGCCTCTCCCATTTCAGTTTCATTTCCGAAATCATAGCCCCGGCGGCGCTTCTTGCAACCGGTTTCAAAAATTATCCGAACGCGGCAAATCCGGCTTGGCTTCGTTCATGATCAGCGGCGGTTTCGGATGGTTTCGCAATAGATGCTTGAGTGATTTATGGCAGATAAAACTCATGAACGCCCGGGACGCATTTGTTTTTTTGTTCCGTTGCGGTGCGTTCCTGAGTATCGGTTATGCACGCGAGACCGCTGGTGGTCACTGCTATGGGAAAAAGGGACGAGTTCTCAAGTATGAAGCAGCTGGTTTCACTGACACAGGCGTCAAACCACGGCACCGTTCATGAATAAACCGGCGGCCGGACGCATAAAGCGATCATGGGCTCGCTTCAAAAACAGGCGCCGCCTGCGGGATGCGACCGTTTACGATAGCGCCGCAGCGCGTACGGCTGGCGACACGGTGTGGTCCAAGGCATTCATCTGTGGAATGGCCGATGTCTATCCGCCCAGGACCTCCAGCGATCTCAGGGAGCTTGTTGTCTCCATGGATCATTATGAAAGACAGATCCGCAGATCGGAGAAACACGTTACAGGCGTCTACATTGTCGGATCGCATGTGCAGGAGTTTGTTGAAACCATATTTCCAAGGATCAGGAAGAAAATCGTGATCGTAACAGGCAATGCGGTACAATCTGTGCCGAGAGCCGCGCTCGGATCACAGGAGCGGGCAGAACGCTTTCTGGATGATGACCGGATCGCCGGCGCATGGATACAGAATCTTGATATCGAGCATCCGAAAGCCTTCCCGCTTCCGCTCGGCCTTGATTTCCACAATCTACATATCAACAAGGACAGCCCCTGGAACGATCAGGCAGACGTCCTGACGCCAAACCAGCAGGAGCGCCAACTTCAGACAATTGCTGCGGCGGCGCCTCCGTTCGACCAACGCTCGCCCGACGTATTCACACATTTCACCGTGGGAACCCAGCCGGCTGTCAGGTCGCATTGGCTCGACCACTTCCTGGGCAAGGACTTCGCGCAGACTCCTGGCGGTGTGATCAAACGTGCTGACCTGTGGAATAGCATGGCACGCTCACAGTTTGTGGCCAGCCCTCCCGGTGCCGGCATGGATTGCCATAGAACATGGGAAGCGCTGGTTCTCGGTAGCGTTCCAATCGTGCAGCATTTTGCGCCGATGGCACCACTCTTTGAAGATTTGCCGGTGTGGCAAGTTGAAGATCCGTCACACGTGACAGCGGAAAACCTGCGCCAAAAGGCCGATGAGGTTTCTACAAAACTTCGGGAAGGCCGGTACGACTTCTGCAAGTTGACTGTCGGCTGGTGGACGGATCAATTGAAGCGGCAGACAGCGCGTCTTCTCGGGCTGTGAACCCGGGCATCAATGGATGTCGTGCCATGCCGAGTCCCTTGCAAAATCGCGCGGAAATTCCCGATCTCAGACAAACCAGTAACCGCCGTCCTTCAGGACTTTGATCTTGTTGTCCATACCCACACGCCAGTTCGCGTGAACGATATACGGATCCCTCAGATCAATGTCCGGTCGGCCAAGATCATGCTTGCCGAAGGCCAATGATCCGTTCGGAAACTGCTCCAACGGCAAGAGCTGCACATGACGGCGCCGCCAAAAGGAGAGCTTGTTGAAAACCGTCTGATCGCAACGGTCCCCGGTCACGCGTCTGCCGATATGTTCGGCGATTTTCAGATGGGCACGCGTTGGCTGCCAAGCTGTAAAGCCGGCACAAATCACATTGCCGTCCGGAATATGACCGGGCGGATGCTGCACATTTAGGTCATTGCCGGCTCTGGTCACGTCCCGGTCATTTTGGGCCAGAATCCTGCTGCCGTCGACTGCACGGTTCATCTCGAAGAACTCGACAGGATTTTTCAGGAATGCGATGTCTCC
This portion of the Hoeflea prorocentri genome encodes:
- a CDS encoding LacI family DNA-binding transcriptional regulator — protein: MKHRFPLKEIAHQAGVGIATVDRVIHGRPGVRPQTANRVRNAISELEAQETQLSMRGRKLMLDLLVEAPQAFLDALDAAVNRELPLFQSAIFRIRRDIRTRFSEVDVVASLDRALKLGSDGVIVMAPDTGAIRKAVNRLVAQDMPVVTLATDMPGTSRSAYVGLDNFYAGETAAWMVRKWSAGEKPPRVLVTVRNDGFQSEGDRERSFRKAMERDCPASRIETFVEGQEGPEFSERVARAAAQGLKPSALYSIGGGNPALLDAMSRAGIKLPLFIAHDLDPDNRLLLAQGRIDAVIYHDLADDIRNACQVVMSVHSKGAIPLPSNCESLRVVLPPMLNR
- a CDS encoding phytanoyl-CoA dioxygenase family protein, with product MLDQKHTHASVWLDDRDCDIEAFKRHIDQETSKADYPLAEEIAGNIPVYDGDAMRKAMADEDDARAVMAEWNRSFQSGPGIVAIRKAYADIALVDAVTEELSAIIAEEEAGNSGKGDHFAAAGANSRVWNGHEKLCVRAPELFARYNANELIRRVAESWLGSGYQITTQVNVVRPGGKAQTAHRDYHMGFQDFETLKGFPASQHALSAALTLQGAVAHSDMSIETGPTKLLPYSQSYLPGYLAVLQDDFRDVFEERFVQLPLAKGDAAFFNPATFHAAGENVTNDAHRFANLMQIGSTYGRSIEIVDRSRITRSVYPHLKRLLTDGVLTAREADNVVAATAEGYPFPANLDIDSPLSGMAPPSQQDVMRQALAEDWTFEQMDAAISEQDGRKRSH
- a CDS encoding ATP-binding cassette domain-containing protein is translated as MTTKATTPVVEMKNIYKRFGGIHAVEDMSLDLYPGEVVGLLGHNGAGKSTFIKMLSGAYTVDSGEIRVDGKEVRIDTPVVAKELGIETIYQTLALADNLDTAANIFFGREIKTGWGALDEPAMEHAAIKVMKRLNPQFRKFHDPVSNLSGGQRQSVAIARALQFNARIIIMDEPTAALGPHETQMVAELIKALKREGIAIVMISHDLHDVFDLSDRISVMKNGRHVWTGSTTETDKDQVLQMVILGKRPDGTYAPGIVSAEDA
- a CDS encoding sugar ABC transporter permease gives rise to the protein MEQTADAQNAGVGTRIRSVADTLQMDTRLLAMVGAVIAIWIFFDIASGGLFLSPRNLWNLSVQTSVTALLATAMVLIIVSRNIDLSVGSLLAFLGILGGFVQTEVLPLEGAHSWWISIVVMVAVGAAAGAAQGWLIARFAIPAFVVTLGGLMFWRGAGWLFTQGRTVTPLDTTYNFFGGGSIGETYSWLVGIAGFALLVALTFWKRRRRLSLGFVVKPLGVELIILAILGGLIAAFVWTMNSYNFPRSDDGRGIPVPVLILIVVSGGMMYIANMTSFGRYIYGYGGNPEAAQLAGVNTKRVVMLSFALIGGLTAIGAVISTARLNAAPLSIGQLLELQVIAAAVIGGTSLSGGVGTILGSLIGAVLMMSLQNGMVLVGVQSAPQQMIMAGVLIFAVWFDVIYQRRRT
- a CDS encoding substrate-binding domain-containing protein; this translates as MSNLITKGIKAFAAAAVVATGLASVPASADEITVGVSWYKFADERWKIDEAGIKSVVEAAGGKYISADANFSPEKSVADVENLITRGADVLIIMSGVADAIGPTVKAALDEGIPVVAYDQLIEVPGTFYVSFDARSVGKELAAGMLAVAPEGNYAIIKGDDGDPNTHQMFGAYQDVMKPKYDSGAIKVVGEQFVDSWRPETAKDTIEQILTANNNDVQAVMVMNDGMASGVAQALSEQGLEIPLSGQDGAPGALNRIARGEQTFTIWKNAFQLGEAAATVALTLAKGEEVANKIKFSGGPQGVELDAMLLPVDRIDASNLDKTIDVGWATKERVCAGVTDNPPAVCQ
- the iolG gene encoding inositol 2-dehydrogenase; the encoded protein is MLKTALIGCGRIGRMHAEIVNASSRTHLTLVHDVHGPSAASVAEASGARVAETAEAVFDDPDVDAVIVASVTSTHADYIEAAVRAGKPVLCEKPIDLDIRRVLACRDAIAGTDVPIQIGFNRRFDPGHTAVRDELASGDIGRLLQLLITSRDPAPPGDDYLRGAGGMIRDMTIHDFDLARYLLGDDEPVEVWACAQALIDPDLKQMDEVDCAMIVMRTGEGRQVLINNARQSPYGYDQRIEAMATGGMLQSTNRTPHGIARFTASGTDAGAPYLDFFIERYREAFVHQLNAFVDTVEKGTPASPSFEDGLKALRLAEAAYQSLETGKATRVET
- a CDS encoding aldo/keto reductase — its product is MRLDENKAERLPFPVANVCFGAAPLGDSPNSYGYSVGEERALETVRAFFEQSPCFIDTSRNYGNGRSEQRIGKIIKEMGGLPDGCILATKLDRDFETNHLDAARARRSLEESLETLGLDRLPILHLHDPEYCSELDDLTKTGGALEELFRMKEEGLVDAVGLAMGDVDLMMQILPDWEFDALINHNRYTLLNRQANRMYDDAHARGIAIFNAAPYAGGIFAKGSANTQRVTYQDASEEQLAAVRAIEAICARYQVPAGVAALQFSMRDPRITSTIVGVSKPERVEQTLEWASHAAPDAFWQEISALPFSTKNPEADRIFKPC
- a CDS encoding putative nucleotide-diphospho-sugar transferase, giving the protein MGDKGSFNGCSFLWVTNAGAAEITANSIASLQRHLRKGGHSLFVGTLDAASEQAVSTLTDCSDVQFFRLDQENSWRAGNIEVPSEYVNWDTQDFRLICKAKYFGISKILRETGRPVLFADGDIAFLKNPVEFFEMNRAVDGSRILAQNDRDVTRAGNDLNVQHPPGHIPDGNVICAGFTAWQPTRAHLKIAEHIGRRVTGDRCDQTVFNKLSFWRRRHVQLLPLEQFPNGSLAFGKHDLGRPDIDLRDPYIVHANWRVGMDNKIKVLKDGGYWFV